A window of Aurantibacillus circumpalustris genomic DNA:
AAGGATTACGTTTATTATCCTTTGAATCGCATATGACTTTGTTTTTATAATAAATTACATTCTCCTTTATAAACAAATCATCTTTTAACTCTGACTTTTTATTAAGTACGAATGTTTCGCTGTAATCTTCGGCTCCTAATACACTTTTTAGTGTTATGGAATCATTGTTTAATACTATATCGTAAAGGATTCCCTTAGTATTTTGAATTGGAAAATAGTTTACAGCACGAATAGGAAATGTAAAATATTTAAAAAAGAAAATGGGTACAAATAAATATACTAATGTTTTTAAATCAGGTTTTATGTTAATTGACACTATAAGAAGAAGGAATATAAGAATCAGACCAAATAAGCGACTAAACCGGATCAAAAAAGGAAAATTCATAAAACTTCCAATTGGCGCACTTACTGTGAGGAAAATAAAGAAAAGCAATATGTATTTGAGTTGCAAATTGGAAGAAATAATAGAAAAGCTTAGCGGTAAAAGTAATAACATACTGTAACTAGTATTATATTTTCCCAAGAGAATTCCAGCTAAAAGTGTAAATGAATAAAAAAGAAAAGAATTCTGCTGTCTAAACTTAATGACTAAGACAATAATAAACGTAAAAGAGAGACTTTCAAAAAGAATAACTAAGTGGGCGTTGTTTAATGTGGGATTTGGATTTGAAAGCTCATCATAGGAAAATAATTGTAAAAGAGCTGTATAAACACTTTGGTTGCCATAATAATACGTTCCCACAACATCATTGTTAAAAAGTCTAGGGAGTATGTCTGTGAAGTAATACCAGGTGGTGTCTTGCGGAAGGATTAAACAAGTTAAAACAAAAAGGGTAGCGGTTAGTCCTAATGTAGTGAACACTAGTTTAAATTGTTTTTTAATTAAAAAGTAAATTAAAATAAAAGCGGGAAAAAGTTTGAGTGAGATCACTATTGCAAATAATAAGGAGGAATAAAACACACTACCTTTTTCAGAAGATAAAAATCCTTCAATAAGAAATGCAGAGATGAGAAGATAGGTTTGTCCTTGTGAAATGTTGTTATAAATGGGATAAATAAATACAAGTGGCAGAAAATACAAAAGCCAATGACGAATCTCTACAAACTTTAAGAGTCGAAATAAACTTAAACAAA
This region includes:
- a CDS encoding glycosyltransferase family 87 protein, translating into MKRNISATYIPLLFFVIGSLCILFCLNEPIKDFGNYYYGSKLLLDGKFNSEIYTSIHYFNKQIGLYGENNFFENYLSVPPFSALFYIPFCFLKSQGAKVVFNIISLLLFCLSLFRLLKFVEIRHWLLYFLPLVFIYPIYNNISQGQTYLLISAFLIEGFLSSEKGSVFYSSLLFAIVISLKLFPAFILIYFLIKKQFKLVFTTLGLTATLFVLTCLILPQDTTWYYFTDILPRLFNNDVVGTYYYGNQSVYTALLQLFSYDELSNPNPTLNNAHLVILFESLSFTFIIVLVIKFRQQNSFLFYSFTLLAGILLGKYNTSYSMLLLLPLSFSIISSNLQLKYILLFFIFLTVSAPIGSFMNFPFLIRFSRLFGLILIFLLLIVSINIKPDLKTLVYLFVPIFFFKYFTFPIRAVNYFPIQNTKGILYDIVLNNDSITLKSVLGAEDYSETFVLNKKSELKDDLFIKENVIYYKNKVICDSKDNKRNPFLYNGNSIVFMSDLNQGARFYKLRSVRF